The Syngnathus acus chromosome 3, fSynAcu1.2, whole genome shotgun sequence genome includes a window with the following:
- the LOC119120486 gene encoding transducin-like enhancer protein 3-B isoform X4 encodes MYPQGRHPAPHQPGQPGFKFTVAESCDRIKDEFQFLQAQYHSLKVEYDKLANEKTEMQRHYVMYYEMSYGLNIEMHKQTEIAKRLNAILAQIMPFLSQEHQQQVAQAVERAKQVTMTELNAIIGKQQPPHCIYPTFMQQQLQAQHLSHAAHGPPVQLPPHPSGLQPPGIPPVTGAGSGLLALGALGSQAHLPVKDEKNHHDLEHRGPSSFHSPLAIPLKERESSTNNSVSPSDSLRAASEKHRGSSDYGLDPKKRKVDDKDNMNRYDSDGDKSDDLVVDVSNEDPATPRGSPAHSPPENGLDKSRVLKKDAAPNSPASVASSGSTPSTKAKDHTHMTNDKSSTPSLKSNTPTPRNEAPTPGTSTTPGLRPLTMGKPPGMEALAAPALRTPLSIAGSYATPFAMMGHHEMNGSLTSPGVYPGLISPQMSAAAAAAAAYGRSPIAGFDPHPHMRAPGLPTSLPSISGGKPAYSFHVSADGQMQPVPFPPDALIGPGIPRHARQINTLSHGEVVCAVTISNPTRHVYTGGKGCVKIWDISQPGSKSPVSQLDCLNRDNYIRSCKLLPDGRTLIVGGEASTLTIWDLASQTPRIKAELTSSAPACYALAISPDAKVCFSCCSDGNIAVWDLHNQTLVRQFQGHTDGASCIDISHDGTKLWTGGLDNTVRSWDLREGRQLQQHDFTSQIFSLGYCPTGEWLAVGMESSNVEVLHHTKPDKYQLHLHESCVLSLKFAYCGKWFVSTGKDNLLNAWRTPYGASIFQSKESSSVLSCDISADDKYIVTGSGDKKATVYEVIY; translated from the exons TACTACGAGATGTCCTACGGGCTCAATATTGAGATGCACAAACAG ACTGAAATTGCCAAACGCCTCAATGCAATCCTGGCTCAGATAATGCCGTTCTTGTCACAAGAG CACCAACAGCAGGTTGCTCAAGCTGTTGAGCGAGCTAAACAGGTGACAATGACTGAGCTGAATGCTATCATCGGG AAGCAGCAGCCGCCTCACTGTATCTATCCAACCTTCATG cagcagcagctacaGGCCCAGCACCTCTCCCACGCAGCCCACGGACCACCTGTGCAACTGCCCCCACACCCTTCGGGTTTACAGCCACCCGGCATCCCCCCTGTGACGGGTGCTGGCTCTGGCCTGCTTGCACTCGGTGCTCTCGGCAGCCAGGCGCACCTGCCTGTCAAGGATGAGAAGAACCATCACGACCTGGAGCACAGAG GCCCCTCATCTTTTCATTCGCCTCTGGCTATTCCTCTGAAAGAACGGGAGTCGAGCACG AATAATTCTGTGTCGCCATCAGACAGCCTGCGGGCAGCAAGTGAAAAGCACCGCGGCTCCTCAGATTATGGACTTGACCCTAAGAAACGTAAAGTGGACGACAAGGACAACATGAACAGATAT GATAGCGACGGAGACAAGAGCGATGACTTGGTGGTGGACGTTTCTAACGAG GATCCGGCCACCCCGCGTGGCAGCCCCGCTCACTCTCCTCCGGAGAACGGGCTGGATAAATCACGGGTTCTGAAGAAAGACGCCGCCCCTAACAGCCCTGCTTCGGTGGCGTCCTCAGGAAGCACGCCGTCCACCAAAGCAAAGGACCACACCCATATGACG aaTGACAAGTCATCTACACCGAGCCTGAAGTCCAACACGCCCACACCCAGAAATGAGGCACCCACACCAGGAACAAGCACCACTCCAGGGCTGAGGCCTCTGACTATGGGTAAACCGCCTGGCATGGAGGCGTTAG CTGCCCCTGCCCTTCGCACACCCCTTTCCATTGCGGGTTCCTACGCCACCCCCTTTGCCATGATGGGTCATCACGAGATGAACGGATCCCTCACCAGCCCGGGTGTCTATCCTGGTCTGATTTCACCTCAGATGAGTGCTGCGGCAGCCGCCGCAGCTGCTTATGGACGCTCACCCATT GCAGGATTTGACCCGCATCCCCACATGAGAGCTCCAGGCCTGCCAACCAGCCTCCCTTCCATTTCAGGAGGAAAACC ggcGTATTCTTTTCACGTGAGTGCGGACGGTCAGATGCAGCCTGTGCCCTTCCCCCCCGACGCACTGATAGGCCCAGGCATCCCGCGGCACGCTCGTCAGATCAACACACTGAGCCACGGGGAAGTCGTGTGCGCTGTCACCATCAGCAACCCCACTCGTCACGTCTACACAGGCGGCAAGGGCTGCGTCAAGATCTGGGACAtcagccagccaggcagcaAGAGCCCTGTGTCCCAACTTGACTGTCTG AACAGGGACAATTACATCCGCTCGTGCAAGCTGTTGCCTGATGGCCGCACCCTAATTGTGGGCGGCGAGGCCAGCACACTGACCATCTGGGACTTGGCATCGCAGACACCACGAATTAAGGCGGAGCTTACTTCCTCCGCCCCAGCCTGCTACGCGCTGGCCATAAGCCCCGATGCAAAGGTCTGCTTCTCCTGCTGCTCGGATGGCAACATCGCCGTGTGGGATCTCCATAATCAGACTCTTGTCAG GCAGTTCCAGGGCCACACGGACGGAGCCAGCTGTATCGACATTTCGCATGATGGGACCAAGCTCTGGACCGGAGGCCTGGACAACACAGTCCGCTCTTGGGATTTGAGAGAAGGACGGCAGCTCCAGCAGCATGACTTTACCTCACAG ATCTTCTCCTTAGGCTACTGTCCCACTGGAGAATGGCTGGCTGTGGGCATGGAGAGCAGCAATGTGGAGGTGTTGCACCACACTAAGCCTGACAAGTACCAGCTACATCTGCACGAAAGTTGCGTCCTCTCACTCAAGTTTGCCTACTGTG GTAAATGGTTTGTAAGCACGGGGAAGGACAATCTGCTGAATGCATGGAGGACTCCCTATGGTGCCAGCATATTCCAG TCCAAGGAGTCGTCTTCGGTCCTAAGCTGTGACATCTCGGCAGATGACAAATACATTGTGACGGGTTCTGGTGACAAGAAAGCCACAGTCTATGAGGTCATCTACTAG
- the LOC119120486 gene encoding transducin-like enhancer protein 3-B isoform X15, whose amino-acid sequence MYPQGRHPAPHQPGQPGFKFTVAESCDRIKDEFQFLQAQYHSLKVEYDKLANEKTEMQRHYVMYYEMSYGLNIEMHKQTEIAKRLNAILAQIMPFLSQEHQQQVAQAVERAKQVTMTELNAIIGQQQLQAQHLSHAAHGPPVQLPPHPSGLQPPGIPPVTGAGSGLLALGALGSQAHLPVKDEKNHHDLEHRERESSTNNSVSPSDSLRAASEKHRGSSDYGLDPKKRKVDDKDNMNRYDSDGDKSDDLVVDVSNEDPATPRGSPAHSPPENGLDKSRVLKKDAAPNSPASVASSGSTPSTKAKDHTHMTNDKSSTPSLKSNTPTPRNEAPTPGTSTTPGLRPLTMAAPALRTPLSIAGSYATPFAMMGHHEMNGSLTSPGVYPGLISPQMSAAAAAAAAYGRSPIAGFDPHPHMRAPGLPTSLPSISGGKPAYSFHVSADGQMQPVPFPPDALIGPGIPRHARQINTLSHGEVVCAVTISNPTRHVYTGGKGCVKIWDISQPGSKSPVSQLDCLNRDNYIRSCKLLPDGRTLIVGGEASTLTIWDLASQTPRIKAELTSSAPACYALAISPDAKVCFSCCSDGNIAVWDLHNQTLVRQFQGHTDGASCIDISHDGTKLWTGGLDNTVRSWDLREGRQLQQHDFTSQIFSLGYCPTGEWLAVGMESSNVEVLHHTKPDKYQLHLHESCVLSLKFAYCGKWFVSTGKDNLLNAWRTPYGASIFQSKESSSVLSCDISADDKYIVTGSGDKKATVYEVIY is encoded by the exons TACTACGAGATGTCCTACGGGCTCAATATTGAGATGCACAAACAG ACTGAAATTGCCAAACGCCTCAATGCAATCCTGGCTCAGATAATGCCGTTCTTGTCACAAGAG CACCAACAGCAGGTTGCTCAAGCTGTTGAGCGAGCTAAACAGGTGACAATGACTGAGCTGAATGCTATCATCGGG cagcagcagctacaGGCCCAGCACCTCTCCCACGCAGCCCACGGACCACCTGTGCAACTGCCCCCACACCCTTCGGGTTTACAGCCACCCGGCATCCCCCCTGTGACGGGTGCTGGCTCTGGCCTGCTTGCACTCGGTGCTCTCGGCAGCCAGGCGCACCTGCCTGTCAAGGATGAGAAGAACCATCACGACCTGGAGCACAGAG AACGGGAGTCGAGCACG AATAATTCTGTGTCGCCATCAGACAGCCTGCGGGCAGCAAGTGAAAAGCACCGCGGCTCCTCAGATTATGGACTTGACCCTAAGAAACGTAAAGTGGACGACAAGGACAACATGAACAGATAT GATAGCGACGGAGACAAGAGCGATGACTTGGTGGTGGACGTTTCTAACGAG GATCCGGCCACCCCGCGTGGCAGCCCCGCTCACTCTCCTCCGGAGAACGGGCTGGATAAATCACGGGTTCTGAAGAAAGACGCCGCCCCTAACAGCCCTGCTTCGGTGGCGTCCTCAGGAAGCACGCCGTCCACCAAAGCAAAGGACCACACCCATATGACG aaTGACAAGTCATCTACACCGAGCCTGAAGTCCAACACGCCCACACCCAGAAATGAGGCACCCACACCAGGAACAAGCACCACTCCAGGGCTGAGGCCTCTGACTATGG CTGCCCCTGCCCTTCGCACACCCCTTTCCATTGCGGGTTCCTACGCCACCCCCTTTGCCATGATGGGTCATCACGAGATGAACGGATCCCTCACCAGCCCGGGTGTCTATCCTGGTCTGATTTCACCTCAGATGAGTGCTGCGGCAGCCGCCGCAGCTGCTTATGGACGCTCACCCATT GCAGGATTTGACCCGCATCCCCACATGAGAGCTCCAGGCCTGCCAACCAGCCTCCCTTCCATTTCAGGAGGAAAACC ggcGTATTCTTTTCACGTGAGTGCGGACGGTCAGATGCAGCCTGTGCCCTTCCCCCCCGACGCACTGATAGGCCCAGGCATCCCGCGGCACGCTCGTCAGATCAACACACTGAGCCACGGGGAAGTCGTGTGCGCTGTCACCATCAGCAACCCCACTCGTCACGTCTACACAGGCGGCAAGGGCTGCGTCAAGATCTGGGACAtcagccagccaggcagcaAGAGCCCTGTGTCCCAACTTGACTGTCTG AACAGGGACAATTACATCCGCTCGTGCAAGCTGTTGCCTGATGGCCGCACCCTAATTGTGGGCGGCGAGGCCAGCACACTGACCATCTGGGACTTGGCATCGCAGACACCACGAATTAAGGCGGAGCTTACTTCCTCCGCCCCAGCCTGCTACGCGCTGGCCATAAGCCCCGATGCAAAGGTCTGCTTCTCCTGCTGCTCGGATGGCAACATCGCCGTGTGGGATCTCCATAATCAGACTCTTGTCAG GCAGTTCCAGGGCCACACGGACGGAGCCAGCTGTATCGACATTTCGCATGATGGGACCAAGCTCTGGACCGGAGGCCTGGACAACACAGTCCGCTCTTGGGATTTGAGAGAAGGACGGCAGCTCCAGCAGCATGACTTTACCTCACAG ATCTTCTCCTTAGGCTACTGTCCCACTGGAGAATGGCTGGCTGTGGGCATGGAGAGCAGCAATGTGGAGGTGTTGCACCACACTAAGCCTGACAAGTACCAGCTACATCTGCACGAAAGTTGCGTCCTCTCACTCAAGTTTGCCTACTGTG GTAAATGGTTTGTAAGCACGGGGAAGGACAATCTGCTGAATGCATGGAGGACTCCCTATGGTGCCAGCATATTCCAG TCCAAGGAGTCGTCTTCGGTCCTAAGCTGTGACATCTCGGCAGATGACAAATACATTGTGACGGGTTCTGGTGACAAGAAAGCCACAGTCTATGAGGTCATCTACTAG
- the LOC119120486 gene encoding transducin-like enhancer protein 3-B isoform X14, producing the protein MYPQGRHPAPHQPGQPGFKFTVAESCDRIKDEFQFLQAQYHSLKVEYDKLANEKTEMQRHYVMYYEMSYGLNIEMHKQTEIAKRLNAILAQIMPFLSQEHQQQVAQAVERAKQVTMTELNAIIGQQLQAQHLSHAAHGPPVQLPPHPSGLQPPGIPPVTGAGSGLLALGALGSQAHLPVKDEKNHHDLEHRERESSTNNSVSPSDSLRAASEKHRGSSDYGLDPKKRKVDDKDNMNRYDSDGDKSDDLVVDVSNEDPATPRGSPAHSPPENGLDKSRVLKKDAAPNSPASVASSGSTPSTKAKDHTHMTNDKSSTPSLKSNTPTPRNEAPTPGTSTTPGLRPLTMGKPPGMEALAAPALRTPLSIAGSYATPFAMMGHHEMNGSLTSPGVYPGLISPQMSAAAAAAAAYGRSPIAGFDPHPHMRAPGLPTSLPSISGGKPAYSFHVSADGQMQPVPFPPDALIGPGIPRHARQINTLSHGEVVCAVTISNPTRHVYTGGKGCVKIWDISQPGSKSPVSQLDCLNRDNYIRSCKLLPDGRTLIVGGEASTLTIWDLASQTPRIKAELTSSAPACYALAISPDAKVCFSCCSDGNIAVWDLHNQTLVRQFQGHTDGASCIDISHDGTKLWTGGLDNTVRSWDLREGRQLQQHDFTSQIFSLGYCPTGEWLAVGMESSNVEVLHHTKPDKYQLHLHESCVLSLKFAYCGKWFVSTGKDNLLNAWRTPYGASIFQSKESSSVLSCDISADDKYIVTGSGDKKATVYEVIY; encoded by the exons TACTACGAGATGTCCTACGGGCTCAATATTGAGATGCACAAACAG ACTGAAATTGCCAAACGCCTCAATGCAATCCTGGCTCAGATAATGCCGTTCTTGTCACAAGAG CACCAACAGCAGGTTGCTCAAGCTGTTGAGCGAGCTAAACAGGTGACAATGACTGAGCTGAATGCTATCATCGGG cagcagctacaGGCCCAGCACCTCTCCCACGCAGCCCACGGACCACCTGTGCAACTGCCCCCACACCCTTCGGGTTTACAGCCACCCGGCATCCCCCCTGTGACGGGTGCTGGCTCTGGCCTGCTTGCACTCGGTGCTCTCGGCAGCCAGGCGCACCTGCCTGTCAAGGATGAGAAGAACCATCACGACCTGGAGCACAGAG AACGGGAGTCGAGCACG AATAATTCTGTGTCGCCATCAGACAGCCTGCGGGCAGCAAGTGAAAAGCACCGCGGCTCCTCAGATTATGGACTTGACCCTAAGAAACGTAAAGTGGACGACAAGGACAACATGAACAGATAT GATAGCGACGGAGACAAGAGCGATGACTTGGTGGTGGACGTTTCTAACGAG GATCCGGCCACCCCGCGTGGCAGCCCCGCTCACTCTCCTCCGGAGAACGGGCTGGATAAATCACGGGTTCTGAAGAAAGACGCCGCCCCTAACAGCCCTGCTTCGGTGGCGTCCTCAGGAAGCACGCCGTCCACCAAAGCAAAGGACCACACCCATATGACG aaTGACAAGTCATCTACACCGAGCCTGAAGTCCAACACGCCCACACCCAGAAATGAGGCACCCACACCAGGAACAAGCACCACTCCAGGGCTGAGGCCTCTGACTATGGGTAAACCGCCTGGCATGGAGGCGTTAG CTGCCCCTGCCCTTCGCACACCCCTTTCCATTGCGGGTTCCTACGCCACCCCCTTTGCCATGATGGGTCATCACGAGATGAACGGATCCCTCACCAGCCCGGGTGTCTATCCTGGTCTGATTTCACCTCAGATGAGTGCTGCGGCAGCCGCCGCAGCTGCTTATGGACGCTCACCCATT GCAGGATTTGACCCGCATCCCCACATGAGAGCTCCAGGCCTGCCAACCAGCCTCCCTTCCATTTCAGGAGGAAAACC ggcGTATTCTTTTCACGTGAGTGCGGACGGTCAGATGCAGCCTGTGCCCTTCCCCCCCGACGCACTGATAGGCCCAGGCATCCCGCGGCACGCTCGTCAGATCAACACACTGAGCCACGGGGAAGTCGTGTGCGCTGTCACCATCAGCAACCCCACTCGTCACGTCTACACAGGCGGCAAGGGCTGCGTCAAGATCTGGGACAtcagccagccaggcagcaAGAGCCCTGTGTCCCAACTTGACTGTCTG AACAGGGACAATTACATCCGCTCGTGCAAGCTGTTGCCTGATGGCCGCACCCTAATTGTGGGCGGCGAGGCCAGCACACTGACCATCTGGGACTTGGCATCGCAGACACCACGAATTAAGGCGGAGCTTACTTCCTCCGCCCCAGCCTGCTACGCGCTGGCCATAAGCCCCGATGCAAAGGTCTGCTTCTCCTGCTGCTCGGATGGCAACATCGCCGTGTGGGATCTCCATAATCAGACTCTTGTCAG GCAGTTCCAGGGCCACACGGACGGAGCCAGCTGTATCGACATTTCGCATGATGGGACCAAGCTCTGGACCGGAGGCCTGGACAACACAGTCCGCTCTTGGGATTTGAGAGAAGGACGGCAGCTCCAGCAGCATGACTTTACCTCACAG ATCTTCTCCTTAGGCTACTGTCCCACTGGAGAATGGCTGGCTGTGGGCATGGAGAGCAGCAATGTGGAGGTGTTGCACCACACTAAGCCTGACAAGTACCAGCTACATCTGCACGAAAGTTGCGTCCTCTCACTCAAGTTTGCCTACTGTG GTAAATGGTTTGTAAGCACGGGGAAGGACAATCTGCTGAATGCATGGAGGACTCCCTATGGTGCCAGCATATTCCAG TCCAAGGAGTCGTCTTCGGTCCTAAGCTGTGACATCTCGGCAGATGACAAATACATTGTGACGGGTTCTGGTGACAAGAAAGCCACAGTCTATGAGGTCATCTACTAG
- the LOC119120486 gene encoding transducin-like enhancer protein 3-B isoform X12 encodes MYPQGRHPAPHQPGQPGFKFTVAESCDRIKDEFQFLQAQYHSLKVEYDKLANEKTEMQRHYVMYYEMSYGLNIEMHKQTEIAKRLNAILAQIMPFLSQEHQQQVAQAVERAKQVTMTELNAIIGVRGLPNLPLTQQQLQAQHLSHAAHGPPVQLPPHPSGLQPPGIPPVTGAGSGLLALGALGSQAHLPVKDEKNHHDLEHRERESSTNNSVSPSDSLRAASEKHRGSSDYGLDPKKRKVDDKDNMNRYDSDGDKSDDLVVDVSNEDPATPRGSPAHSPPENGLDKSRVLKKDAAPNSPASVASSGSTPSTKAKDHTHMTNDKSSTPSLKSNTPTPRNEAPTPGTSTTPGLRPLTMAAPALRTPLSIAGSYATPFAMMGHHEMNGSLTSPGVYPGLISPQMSAAAAAAAAYGRSPIAGFDPHPHMRAPGLPTSLPSISGGKPAYSFHVSADGQMQPVPFPPDALIGPGIPRHARQINTLSHGEVVCAVTISNPTRHVYTGGKGCVKIWDISQPGSKSPVSQLDCLNRDNYIRSCKLLPDGRTLIVGGEASTLTIWDLASQTPRIKAELTSSAPACYALAISPDAKVCFSCCSDGNIAVWDLHNQTLVRQFQGHTDGASCIDISHDGTKLWTGGLDNTVRSWDLREGRQLQQHDFTSQIFSLGYCPTGEWLAVGMESSNVEVLHHTKPDKYQLHLHESCVLSLKFAYCGKWFVSTGKDNLLNAWRTPYGASIFQSKESSSVLSCDISADDKYIVTGSGDKKATVYEVIY; translated from the exons TACTACGAGATGTCCTACGGGCTCAATATTGAGATGCACAAACAG ACTGAAATTGCCAAACGCCTCAATGCAATCCTGGCTCAGATAATGCCGTTCTTGTCACAAGAG CACCAACAGCAGGTTGCTCAAGCTGTTGAGCGAGCTAAACAGGTGACAATGACTGAGCTGAATGCTATCATCGGGGTACGTGGACTTCCCAATCTGCCTCTCACC cagcagcagctacaGGCCCAGCACCTCTCCCACGCAGCCCACGGACCACCTGTGCAACTGCCCCCACACCCTTCGGGTTTACAGCCACCCGGCATCCCCCCTGTGACGGGTGCTGGCTCTGGCCTGCTTGCACTCGGTGCTCTCGGCAGCCAGGCGCACCTGCCTGTCAAGGATGAGAAGAACCATCACGACCTGGAGCACAGAG AACGGGAGTCGAGCACG AATAATTCTGTGTCGCCATCAGACAGCCTGCGGGCAGCAAGTGAAAAGCACCGCGGCTCCTCAGATTATGGACTTGACCCTAAGAAACGTAAAGTGGACGACAAGGACAACATGAACAGATAT GATAGCGACGGAGACAAGAGCGATGACTTGGTGGTGGACGTTTCTAACGAG GATCCGGCCACCCCGCGTGGCAGCCCCGCTCACTCTCCTCCGGAGAACGGGCTGGATAAATCACGGGTTCTGAAGAAAGACGCCGCCCCTAACAGCCCTGCTTCGGTGGCGTCCTCAGGAAGCACGCCGTCCACCAAAGCAAAGGACCACACCCATATGACG aaTGACAAGTCATCTACACCGAGCCTGAAGTCCAACACGCCCACACCCAGAAATGAGGCACCCACACCAGGAACAAGCACCACTCCAGGGCTGAGGCCTCTGACTATGG CTGCCCCTGCCCTTCGCACACCCCTTTCCATTGCGGGTTCCTACGCCACCCCCTTTGCCATGATGGGTCATCACGAGATGAACGGATCCCTCACCAGCCCGGGTGTCTATCCTGGTCTGATTTCACCTCAGATGAGTGCTGCGGCAGCCGCCGCAGCTGCTTATGGACGCTCACCCATT GCAGGATTTGACCCGCATCCCCACATGAGAGCTCCAGGCCTGCCAACCAGCCTCCCTTCCATTTCAGGAGGAAAACC ggcGTATTCTTTTCACGTGAGTGCGGACGGTCAGATGCAGCCTGTGCCCTTCCCCCCCGACGCACTGATAGGCCCAGGCATCCCGCGGCACGCTCGTCAGATCAACACACTGAGCCACGGGGAAGTCGTGTGCGCTGTCACCATCAGCAACCCCACTCGTCACGTCTACACAGGCGGCAAGGGCTGCGTCAAGATCTGGGACAtcagccagccaggcagcaAGAGCCCTGTGTCCCAACTTGACTGTCTG AACAGGGACAATTACATCCGCTCGTGCAAGCTGTTGCCTGATGGCCGCACCCTAATTGTGGGCGGCGAGGCCAGCACACTGACCATCTGGGACTTGGCATCGCAGACACCACGAATTAAGGCGGAGCTTACTTCCTCCGCCCCAGCCTGCTACGCGCTGGCCATAAGCCCCGATGCAAAGGTCTGCTTCTCCTGCTGCTCGGATGGCAACATCGCCGTGTGGGATCTCCATAATCAGACTCTTGTCAG GCAGTTCCAGGGCCACACGGACGGAGCCAGCTGTATCGACATTTCGCATGATGGGACCAAGCTCTGGACCGGAGGCCTGGACAACACAGTCCGCTCTTGGGATTTGAGAGAAGGACGGCAGCTCCAGCAGCATGACTTTACCTCACAG ATCTTCTCCTTAGGCTACTGTCCCACTGGAGAATGGCTGGCTGTGGGCATGGAGAGCAGCAATGTGGAGGTGTTGCACCACACTAAGCCTGACAAGTACCAGCTACATCTGCACGAAAGTTGCGTCCTCTCACTCAAGTTTGCCTACTGTG GTAAATGGTTTGTAAGCACGGGGAAGGACAATCTGCTGAATGCATGGAGGACTCCCTATGGTGCCAGCATATTCCAG TCCAAGGAGTCGTCTTCGGTCCTAAGCTGTGACATCTCGGCAGATGACAAATACATTGTGACGGGTTCTGGTGACAAGAAAGCCACAGTCTATGAGGTCATCTACTAG
- the LOC119120486 gene encoding transducin-like enhancer protein 3-B isoform X13, with protein sequence MYPQGRHPAPHQPGQPGFKFTVAESCDRIKDEFQFLQAQYHSLKVEYDKLANEKTEMQRHYVMYYEMSYGLNIEMHKQTEIAKRLNAILAQIMPFLSQEHQQQVAQAVERAKQVTMTELNAIIGQQQLQAQHLSHAAHGPPVQLPPHPSGLQPPGIPPVTGAGSGLLALGALGSQAHLPVKDEKNHHDLEHRERESSTNNSVSPSDSLRAASEKHRGSSDYGLDPKKRKVDDKDNMNRYDSDGDKSDDLVVDVSNEDPATPRGSPAHSPPENGLDKSRVLKKDAAPNSPASVASSGSTPSTKAKDHTHMTNDKSSTPSLKSNTPTPRNEAPTPGTSTTPGLRPLTMGKPPGMEALAAPALRTPLSIAGSYATPFAMMGHHEMNGSLTSPGVYPGLISPQMSAAAAAAAAYGRSPIAGFDPHPHMRAPGLPTSLPSISGGKPAYSFHVSADGQMQPVPFPPDALIGPGIPRHARQINTLSHGEVVCAVTISNPTRHVYTGGKGCVKIWDISQPGSKSPVSQLDCLNRDNYIRSCKLLPDGRTLIVGGEASTLTIWDLASQTPRIKAELTSSAPACYALAISPDAKVCFSCCSDGNIAVWDLHNQTLVRQFQGHTDGASCIDISHDGTKLWTGGLDNTVRSWDLREGRQLQQHDFTSQIFSLGYCPTGEWLAVGMESSNVEVLHHTKPDKYQLHLHESCVLSLKFAYCGKWFVSTGKDNLLNAWRTPYGASIFQSKESSSVLSCDISADDKYIVTGSGDKKATVYEVIY encoded by the exons TACTACGAGATGTCCTACGGGCTCAATATTGAGATGCACAAACAG ACTGAAATTGCCAAACGCCTCAATGCAATCCTGGCTCAGATAATGCCGTTCTTGTCACAAGAG CACCAACAGCAGGTTGCTCAAGCTGTTGAGCGAGCTAAACAGGTGACAATGACTGAGCTGAATGCTATCATCGGG cagcagcagctacaGGCCCAGCACCTCTCCCACGCAGCCCACGGACCACCTGTGCAACTGCCCCCACACCCTTCGGGTTTACAGCCACCCGGCATCCCCCCTGTGACGGGTGCTGGCTCTGGCCTGCTTGCACTCGGTGCTCTCGGCAGCCAGGCGCACCTGCCTGTCAAGGATGAGAAGAACCATCACGACCTGGAGCACAGAG AACGGGAGTCGAGCACG AATAATTCTGTGTCGCCATCAGACAGCCTGCGGGCAGCAAGTGAAAAGCACCGCGGCTCCTCAGATTATGGACTTGACCCTAAGAAACGTAAAGTGGACGACAAGGACAACATGAACAGATAT GATAGCGACGGAGACAAGAGCGATGACTTGGTGGTGGACGTTTCTAACGAG GATCCGGCCACCCCGCGTGGCAGCCCCGCTCACTCTCCTCCGGAGAACGGGCTGGATAAATCACGGGTTCTGAAGAAAGACGCCGCCCCTAACAGCCCTGCTTCGGTGGCGTCCTCAGGAAGCACGCCGTCCACCAAAGCAAAGGACCACACCCATATGACG aaTGACAAGTCATCTACACCGAGCCTGAAGTCCAACACGCCCACACCCAGAAATGAGGCACCCACACCAGGAACAAGCACCACTCCAGGGCTGAGGCCTCTGACTATGGGTAAACCGCCTGGCATGGAGGCGTTAG CTGCCCCTGCCCTTCGCACACCCCTTTCCATTGCGGGTTCCTACGCCACCCCCTTTGCCATGATGGGTCATCACGAGATGAACGGATCCCTCACCAGCCCGGGTGTCTATCCTGGTCTGATTTCACCTCAGATGAGTGCTGCGGCAGCCGCCGCAGCTGCTTATGGACGCTCACCCATT GCAGGATTTGACCCGCATCCCCACATGAGAGCTCCAGGCCTGCCAACCAGCCTCCCTTCCATTTCAGGAGGAAAACC ggcGTATTCTTTTCACGTGAGTGCGGACGGTCAGATGCAGCCTGTGCCCTTCCCCCCCGACGCACTGATAGGCCCAGGCATCCCGCGGCACGCTCGTCAGATCAACACACTGAGCCACGGGGAAGTCGTGTGCGCTGTCACCATCAGCAACCCCACTCGTCACGTCTACACAGGCGGCAAGGGCTGCGTCAAGATCTGGGACAtcagccagccaggcagcaAGAGCCCTGTGTCCCAACTTGACTGTCTG AACAGGGACAATTACATCCGCTCGTGCAAGCTGTTGCCTGATGGCCGCACCCTAATTGTGGGCGGCGAGGCCAGCACACTGACCATCTGGGACTTGGCATCGCAGACACCACGAATTAAGGCGGAGCTTACTTCCTCCGCCCCAGCCTGCTACGCGCTGGCCATAAGCCCCGATGCAAAGGTCTGCTTCTCCTGCTGCTCGGATGGCAACATCGCCGTGTGGGATCTCCATAATCAGACTCTTGTCAG GCAGTTCCAGGGCCACACGGACGGAGCCAGCTGTATCGACATTTCGCATGATGGGACCAAGCTCTGGACCGGAGGCCTGGACAACACAGTCCGCTCTTGGGATTTGAGAGAAGGACGGCAGCTCCAGCAGCATGACTTTACCTCACAG ATCTTCTCCTTAGGCTACTGTCCCACTGGAGAATGGCTGGCTGTGGGCATGGAGAGCAGCAATGTGGAGGTGTTGCACCACACTAAGCCTGACAAGTACCAGCTACATCTGCACGAAAGTTGCGTCCTCTCACTCAAGTTTGCCTACTGTG GTAAATGGTTTGTAAGCACGGGGAAGGACAATCTGCTGAATGCATGGAGGACTCCCTATGGTGCCAGCATATTCCAG TCCAAGGAGTCGTCTTCGGTCCTAAGCTGTGACATCTCGGCAGATGACAAATACATTGTGACGGGTTCTGGTGACAAGAAAGCCACAGTCTATGAGGTCATCTACTAG